Proteins encoded in a region of the Methylobacterium radiotolerans JCM 2831 genome:
- a CDS encoding NAD-dependent epimerase/dehydratase family protein → MPETVVVVGATGFVGRNLVAHLADRVPRLIAVSPSGRAVPGAHEAARFDALEALSVPADAIVVNVAAQRYDADKFETAQSDLLTGNAEIANRLYRFCLTKGIREVRAASSVAVYPPALDPLDDAQAVDLNAPPNRNEAFYAWSKRWSEVIADLHAERYGIHTISFRLSNPYGPHDSTDPRKAHVLPAFVMRALAPGERFEIKGNPLVERDFIYVGDVVDVFARSLEMRETSDALNLCRGETTTLLDLARTILEVAGENRPVHAPDTATHGVLARRSTNQRLRERFGMSSFTGLADGLRPTIAWYREAYRDGAQHAGA, encoded by the coding sequence TTGCCCGAGACCGTCGTCGTCGTCGGTGCGACCGGGTTCGTCGGCCGCAACCTCGTCGCGCATCTCGCCGACCGCGTGCCGCGGCTGATCGCGGTCAGCCCCTCCGGCCGCGCGGTGCCGGGGGCGCATGAGGCCGCGCGCTTCGATGCCCTGGAGGCGCTGTCGGTCCCCGCCGACGCGATCGTCGTCAACGTCGCCGCGCAGCGCTACGACGCCGACAAGTTCGAGACGGCGCAGAGCGACCTGCTGACCGGCAACGCCGAGATCGCCAACCGCCTCTACCGGTTCTGCCTGACGAAGGGCATCCGTGAGGTGCGCGCGGCCTCGAGCGTCGCGGTCTACCCGCCGGCCCTCGATCCCCTCGACGACGCGCAGGCTGTCGATCTCAACGCGCCGCCCAACCGGAACGAGGCCTTCTACGCGTGGTCGAAGCGCTGGTCGGAGGTGATCGCCGACCTCCACGCCGAGCGCTACGGGATCCACACGATCAGCTTCCGCCTGAGCAACCCCTACGGCCCCCACGACTCGACGGATCCGCGCAAGGCGCACGTCCTGCCGGCCTTCGTGATGCGCGCGCTCGCACCGGGGGAGCGCTTCGAGATCAAGGGCAACCCGCTGGTCGAGCGCGACTTCATCTACGTCGGCGACGTCGTCGACGTGTTCGCCCGCTCCCTCGAGATGCGGGAGACGAGCGACGCGCTCAACCTCTGCCGCGGCGAGACCACGACCCTGCTCGACCTTGCCCGTACCATCCTGGAGGTGGCGGGCGAGAATCGGCCGGTGCACGCCCCCGACACGGCGACCCACGGTGTGCTCGCCCGCCGCTCGACCAACCAGCGGCTGCGTGAGCGATTCGGGATGTCGAGCTTCACGGGACTCGCGGACGGGCTGCGGCCGACGATCGCGTGGTACCGCGAGGCCTATCGCGACGGGGCTCAGCATGCCGGGGCCTGA
- a CDS encoding class I SAM-dependent methyltransferase, with protein sequence MACRVCYGRDVELFLDLTDQPHCNRLIPPEFADRREPHFPLRAGFCRDCTLVQIDHTIPKESMFSDYPYVSGTTKTLVEHFRQTAARLVERYGLGPQDLVVDIGSNDGTWLRQYEPFGLRRCGVEPASNVVELARAAGVPTLNRFFNAETAEIVRAQDGPASLITAAGVFFHLEELHSVVKGIVTLLKPDGVFVVQAIYLGGMIENTAFDQIYHEHLCYYTLRSLEQLFARHGLEAFDVSVVPVHGGSLEAHVGFPGAHPVSDAVKRMRADEEARGYGKFETYVGFAENVRRLQAALLDLLERMHAEGKTVHAYGAPAKGATLLNAFGIGPRLVQVAAEKNPLKFGRLIPGARIPIVEEGSVPAPDAYLVLAWNFIDEFLARERRYLENGGAFIVPVPELKVITAADLPKAV encoded by the coding sequence ATGGCATGCCGCGTCTGCTACGGACGCGATGTCGAGCTGTTCCTCGACCTGACCGATCAGCCGCACTGCAACCGCCTGATCCCGCCGGAGTTCGCCGACCGGCGCGAGCCGCATTTCCCCCTGCGCGCCGGCTTCTGCCGCGACTGCACGCTTGTCCAGATCGATCACACGATCCCGAAGGAGAGCATGTTCAGCGACTACCCCTACGTCTCGGGCACGACGAAGACGCTGGTGGAGCATTTCCGCCAGACGGCGGCCCGGCTCGTGGAGCGGTACGGCCTCGGGCCGCAGGACCTCGTCGTCGACATCGGCAGCAACGACGGCACGTGGCTTCGGCAGTACGAGCCCTTCGGGCTGCGCCGCTGCGGCGTCGAGCCCGCCTCCAACGTCGTGGAGCTGGCCCGCGCCGCGGGCGTGCCGACGCTGAACCGCTTCTTCAACGCGGAGACCGCCGAGATCGTCCGCGCGCAGGACGGGCCGGCGAGCCTGATCACCGCCGCCGGCGTCTTCTTCCACCTGGAGGAGCTGCACAGCGTCGTGAAAGGCATCGTCACGCTGCTCAAGCCGGACGGCGTCTTCGTCGTGCAGGCGATCTACCTGGGCGGCATGATCGAGAACACCGCCTTCGATCAGATCTACCACGAGCACCTGTGCTACTACACGCTCCGCTCCCTGGAGCAGCTGTTCGCGCGCCACGGCCTGGAGGCCTTCGACGTCAGCGTGGTCCCGGTCCACGGCGGCTCCCTCGAGGCGCATGTCGGCTTCCCCGGTGCCCACCCGGTCAGCGACGCGGTGAAGCGCATGCGCGCCGACGAGGAGGCCCGCGGCTACGGCAAGTTCGAGACCTATGTCGGCTTCGCCGAGAACGTCCGGCGCCTGCAGGCGGCGCTGCTCGACCTGCTGGAGCGCATGCACGCCGAGGGGAAGACGGTCCACGCCTACGGTGCCCCGGCCAAGGGCGCGACGCTGCTCAACGCCTTCGGCATCGGCCCGCGTCTGGTCCAGGTCGCGGCCGAGAAGAATCCGCTGAAGTTCGGCCGGCTGATCCCCGGCGCCCGCATCCCGATCGTCGAGGAGGGCAGCGTGCCCGCGCCCGACGCCTATCTGGTGCTCGCCTGGAACTTCATCGACGAGTTCCTGGCGCGCGAGCGCCGCTACCTCGAGAACGGCGGCGCCTTCATCGTTCCGGTGCCGGAACTCAAGGTGATCACCGCCGCCGACCTGCCGAAGGCGGTCTGA
- a CDS encoding NUDIX hydrolase has product MKDRWLGLRADDCVTPSGHIVDPYYVLETPHIALVLGIDAADQVILVRQYRHAHGGPSLELPGGAIDPADPDILAAAEREMREETGYIFADAEHVVTLNADPARYANRMHLVRARVTAAGPAQPDPSEDIAVVRVPRAEALKLAQSGAIVGAVHAAMILIGLSGTG; this is encoded by the coding sequence ATGAAGGATCGCTGGCTCGGTCTCCGTGCCGACGACTGCGTGACGCCGTCGGGTCACATCGTCGATCCCTATTACGTGCTCGAGACGCCGCACATCGCGCTCGTGCTGGGCATCGACGCGGCCGATCAGGTCATCCTCGTACGCCAGTACCGCCACGCTCATGGAGGCCCGAGCCTGGAGCTTCCGGGCGGGGCCATCGACCCCGCCGACCCCGATATCCTCGCGGCCGCCGAGCGCGAGATGCGCGAGGAGACCGGCTACATCTTCGCGGATGCCGAGCACGTGGTCACCCTGAATGCGGATCCGGCCCGCTACGCCAACCGCATGCATCTCGTCCGCGCGCGCGTGACAGCGGCCGGGCCGGCGCAGCCGGATCCCAGCGAGGACATCGCCGTCGTGCGCGTACCGCGGGCCGAGGCCTTAAAGCTCGCCCAGTCGGGCGCCATCGTCGGAGCCGTGCACGCCGCCATGATCCTGATCGGCCTGTCCGGCACCGGATGA
- a CDS encoding HAD-IIIA family hydrolase, producing the protein MTEPEWKGGGPVRQAMILCGGFGTRLGALTSAMPKPLLPVSGEPFLDVLLFELGRHGITEIVLLASFHSEKIRAYAADNLVARRFGMTLRVSVEPEQAGTGGAVMHALPEAHATFLLLNGDSWFDVNLLSLAAMAARHPDAAMVLSLRRVADAARYGVALLDGVRITAFLERPPEPGPGLVNAGVYLVRRDALTDLPPACSLERDVLPALVAEGRVVGEAHDGYFLDIGVPESYARAQEEIPARRRRPAAFLDRDGVLNHDHGHVGSVDRFQWMAGARDAVRALNDAGYFVFVVTNQAGVARGFYTEADVARLTAWMRDDLREAGAHIDDLRYCPYHPDGTVEAYRAVHGWRKPEPGMILDLMAHWDIDRVRSFLVGDQETDLAAGRAAGLAVHHFRSDDLLAFLREVALTG; encoded by the coding sequence GTGACCGAGCCAGAGTGGAAGGGTGGAGGCCCCGTCCGGCAAGCCATGATCCTGTGCGGCGGCTTCGGCACGCGCCTCGGCGCGCTGACCTCGGCCATGCCCAAGCCGCTGCTGCCGGTATCGGGTGAGCCGTTCCTGGACGTGCTGCTGTTCGAACTCGGCCGCCACGGCATCACCGAGATCGTGCTGCTGGCCTCGTTCCACAGCGAGAAGATCCGCGCCTACGCCGCCGACAACCTGGTCGCGCGACGCTTCGGCATGACGCTGCGGGTCTCGGTCGAGCCGGAGCAGGCCGGGACCGGGGGCGCCGTCATGCACGCCCTTCCCGAGGCCCACGCGACCTTTCTCCTGCTGAACGGCGACTCGTGGTTCGACGTGAACCTGCTGTCCTTGGCCGCCATGGCGGCGCGTCACCCCGATGCGGCGATGGTCCTGTCGCTCCGCCGGGTGGCGGACGCCGCGCGCTACGGCGTCGCGCTCCTCGACGGCGTCCGGATCACAGCCTTCCTCGAGCGGCCGCCTGAGCCGGGACCCGGTCTCGTCAACGCCGGCGTCTATTTGGTGCGCCGCGATGCACTCACCGACCTGCCACCGGCCTGCTCACTGGAACGGGACGTCCTGCCCGCGCTGGTCGCCGAGGGCCGCGTGGTCGGCGAGGCCCATGACGGCTACTTCCTCGATATCGGCGTGCCCGAGAGCTACGCCCGGGCCCAGGAAGAGATCCCGGCCCGTCGGAGGAGACCGGCCGCCTTCCTCGATCGCGACGGCGTTCTCAATCACGACCACGGGCATGTCGGTTCCGTGGACCGGTTCCAGTGGATGGCGGGCGCGCGCGACGCCGTCCGCGCGCTGAATGATGCCGGCTACTTCGTGTTCGTCGTCACGAACCAGGCGGGGGTCGCCCGCGGCTTCTACACCGAGGCCGACGTCGCCCGTCTGACCGCCTGGATGCGGGACGACCTGCGCGAGGCCGGCGCGCATATCGATGATCTCCGCTACTGCCCCTATCATCCGGACGGGACGGTCGAGGCCTACAGGGCGGTCCACGGATGGCGAAAGCCCGAGCCCGGCATGATCCTCGACCTGATGGCCCATTGGGACATCGACCGTGTGCGCAGCTTCCTGGTCGGCGATCAGGAAACGGATCTCGCCGCCGGCCGTGCGGCGGGGCTCGCCGTGCATCACTTCAGGTCGGACGACCTGCTCGCCTTCCTGCGGGAGGTCGCGCTGACGGGGTAG
- a CDS encoding D-sedoheptulose 7-phosphate isomerase: MSAIVDFLTRTRDTFQAALDDTRFHATLAETADLVTASLRGGGKLLTIGNGGSAADAQHIAGEFVSRLNYDRPPAAAVALTTDTSVITAIGNDYGYEHVFERQVLALGRPGDVLLALSTSGRSPSVLKAMDAARGLGLRVVAFTGATGGAMPERADVCLHAPSDATPLIQQIHITAAHIVCGLVEESLFPRGTAA, from the coding sequence ATGAGCGCGATCGTCGATTTTCTCACGCGGACCCGTGACACCTTCCAGGCCGCCCTCGACGATACCCGCTTCCACGCGACCCTCGCCGAGACCGCCGATCTCGTGACCGCGTCCCTGCGCGGCGGCGGCAAGCTCCTGACGATCGGCAACGGCGGCAGCGCCGCCGACGCACAGCACATCGCGGGCGAGTTCGTCTCGCGGCTCAACTACGACCGGCCGCCGGCTGCGGCCGTGGCGCTGACCACCGACACCTCGGTGATCACCGCGATCGGCAACGATTACGGCTACGAGCACGTGTTCGAGCGGCAGGTTCTGGCCCTCGGGCGGCCGGGCGATGTCCTGCTCGCGCTCTCCACGTCGGGGCGGTCGCCGAGCGTGCTGAAGGCGATGGACGCGGCCCGCGGCCTGGGTCTGCGGGTCGTCGCCTTCACGGGCGCGACGGGCGGGGCGATGCCCGAGCGGGCGGATGTCTGCCTGCACGCGCCGTCGGACGCCACGCCGCTGATCCAGCAGATCCACATCACCGCCGCGCACATCGTCTGCGGCCTCGTCGAGGAAAGCCTGTTCCCGCGCGGGACGGCAGCGTGA
- a CDS encoding NAD-dependent epimerase/dehydratase family protein, whose translation MRILITGGAGYIGTILVPMLLERGHNVTVLDTFKSGAPDLFSACQYDTFEPIKGDARDTRILDELIPKHDVLIPLAALVGAPLCKEDAIGATTLNRDAVVALAQRAGGDQRIVYPTTNSGYGVGEAGKFCTEDSPLRPISLYGTTKVEAEKAVLDSGRGVSLRLATVFGMAPRMRLDLLVNDFTHRAVTDRALLVFEGHFKRNYIHIRDVAKGFIHAMDNYDQMRGEAYNLGLSSANLSKLELCERIKAHVPNFVYVEAPIGEDPDKRDYIVSNEKLEATGWFPDFDLDRGIKELIKGFRMIRNSRFANV comes from the coding sequence ATGCGAATTCTGATCACCGGCGGCGCGGGTTACATCGGGACGATCCTGGTGCCCATGCTTCTGGAGCGCGGGCATAACGTTACGGTGCTCGACACGTTCAAGTCCGGCGCCCCGGACCTGTTCTCGGCCTGCCAGTACGACACGTTCGAGCCGATCAAGGGTGACGCGCGCGACACGCGTATCCTGGACGAGCTGATCCCGAAGCACGACGTGCTCATCCCCCTCGCCGCCCTGGTCGGCGCGCCTCTGTGCAAGGAGGACGCGATCGGCGCCACGACGCTCAACCGCGACGCCGTGGTCGCGCTGGCGCAGCGCGCGGGCGGCGACCAGAGGATCGTCTACCCGACGACCAACTCGGGCTACGGCGTCGGCGAGGCCGGCAAGTTCTGCACCGAGGACTCGCCCCTGCGGCCGATCTCGCTCTACGGCACCACCAAGGTCGAGGCCGAGAAGGCCGTGCTCGACAGCGGGCGCGGCGTCAGCCTGCGGCTCGCGACGGTGTTCGGCATGGCGCCGCGCATGCGGCTCGACCTCCTCGTCAACGACTTCACCCACCGGGCCGTGACCGACCGGGCGCTCCTGGTCTTCGAGGGCCACTTCAAGCGCAACTACATCCACATCCGTGACGTCGCCAAAGGGTTCATCCACGCGATGGACAATTACGACCAGATGCGCGGAGAGGCGTACAATCTCGGCCTGTCGAGCGCCAACCTGTCGAAGCTGGAGCTCTGCGAGCGCATCAAGGCGCACGTTCCGAACTTCGTCTACGTCGAGGCCCCGATCGGCGAGGACCCGGACAAGCGCGACTACATCGTGTCCAACGAGAAGCTGGAGGCGACTGGCTGGTTCCCCGATTTCGACCTCGACCGGGGCATCAAGGAGCTGATCAAGGGCTTCCGGATGATCCGCAACTCGCGGTTCGCCAACGTCTGA
- a CDS encoding GHMP kinase, with protein MLTVTRTPLRISLFGGGTDYPEYFERAPGAVIGAAIDKYIIIAALDLIGCQDYNYRLSYSRVEHCGHVDEIEHPVVREVLKYFDVNRRLDMSIISDLPAAGSGLGSSSAFTVGFLRTIYAIQNQKPTKIELAKKAIHVEREILRENVGVQDQLHAAFGGINRFDFSGSAIRISPVQMSSAAIQQLNASMVLVHTGIARRATTTVAAQIAVTRARAIDKELTELYRLVEECVSLLEAGTSGWLAQLGEMLSASWRIKRTLSREVSNAVLDDLFEAIIASGAYGAKLCGAGGGGFFLALIDPDRLPALIERVAPLSVVPIGIDVDGSTLIYRQTR; from the coding sequence ATGCTGACCGTGACTCGGACGCCGCTTCGAATAAGCTTGTTCGGCGGCGGCACAGATTACCCGGAATATTTTGAGCGGGCGCCTGGAGCGGTCATCGGTGCGGCTATTGATAAGTACATCATCATAGCCGCGCTGGATTTGATAGGGTGTCAGGATTATAATTATAGATTGAGCTACTCCCGCGTCGAGCACTGCGGTCATGTCGATGAGATAGAGCATCCGGTGGTGCGAGAGGTGCTCAAATATTTCGACGTCAACCGACGGCTCGATATGAGCATCATCTCCGATTTACCTGCGGCAGGTAGCGGTCTTGGCTCGTCCTCAGCATTCACCGTGGGATTTCTGAGAACGATATACGCGATTCAAAATCAGAAACCTACGAAGATCGAACTCGCCAAGAAAGCGATACACGTTGAGCGCGAGATCCTGCGCGAGAACGTCGGCGTGCAGGACCAGCTCCACGCCGCCTTCGGCGGGATTAACCGGTTCGATTTTAGCGGCTCCGCCATACGGATCTCGCCCGTTCAGATGAGTTCTGCCGCCATTCAGCAACTCAACGCGTCGATGGTGCTGGTCCATACGGGCATCGCGCGGCGCGCGACGACGACGGTCGCCGCGCAGATCGCCGTGACGCGCGCGCGCGCGATCGACAAGGAATTGACCGAGCTCTACCGCCTCGTCGAGGAATGCGTCTCTCTGCTCGAAGCGGGGACGAGCGGCTGGCTCGCGCAGCTCGGCGAGATGCTCTCCGCCTCGTGGCGCATCAAGCGAACCCTGTCGCGTGAGGTCTCGAACGCGGTGCTCGACGATCTGTTCGAAGCGATCATCGCGTCGGGGGCTTACGGGGCGAAGCTGTGCGGCGCGGGCGGGGGCGGCTTCTTCCTCGCTCTAATCGATCCCGATCGGCTTCCGGCCCTGATCGAGCGGGTCGCGCCGCTCTCCGTCGTTCCGATCGGCATCGACGTCGACGGGTCCACCCTGATCTATCGCCAGACGCGCTGA
- a CDS encoding DUF4214 domain-containing protein: MHSQGLDLSNVVSLTIALSERVAETRRLGHLVAVDEIEAIGNVASFLRQNLDEWPPQLSRAICDVITSSPRGRSRSLLLVEYIQSGAFDQQQSGKHTMPFVMDLYRIVLGRDAEDDALRHWSAQLNAGKISRRQLLGTVISSEEFRASLN, from the coding sequence ATGCATTCGCAGGGTCTCGATCTCTCGAACGTGGTCAGTTTGACGATTGCCTTGTCGGAGCGTGTCGCTGAAACGCGGCGACTGGGGCATCTCGTGGCGGTCGATGAGATTGAAGCGATTGGGAACGTGGCCTCCTTTCTGCGCCAGAACCTCGACGAGTGGCCCCCTCAATTGAGCCGGGCGATCTGCGACGTGATCACAAGTTCGCCGCGCGGGCGAAGCCGTTCGCTGCTGCTTGTCGAGTACATCCAATCCGGTGCCTTCGATCAGCAGCAGTCGGGGAAGCACACTATGCCGTTCGTGATGGATCTTTACCGTATCGTCCTGGGACGGGACGCGGAGGACGATGCGCTACGGCATTGGTCTGCCCAGCTAAATGCGGGAAAGATCTCCCGGAGGCAACTGCTAGGGACTGTCATCAGTTCAGAGGAATTTCGTGCGTCGCTGAATTAA
- a CDS encoding helix-turn-helix domain-containing protein, translating to MKLAKKPIFPSQCRAARALLNWSREELAAASKVSRAAIADFETDKRVVRERTTDDLRSALEAAGVEFIPENGGGPGVRLREYRGG from the coding sequence ATGAAATTAGCTAAAAAACCGATTTTTCCGAGCCAGTGTCGGGCGGCTCGGGCGCTTCTGAACTGGAGTCGTGAGGAGCTGGCTGCCGCGAGCAAGGTGTCTCGTGCTGCCATCGCTGATTTTGAAACCGACAAGCGTGTCGTTCGAGAGAGGACCACCGATGATTTGCGCTCCGCTTTGGAAGCGGCCGGCGTCGAGTTCATCCCAGAAAACGGCGGCGGACCGGGGGTGCGGCTTCGGGAATATCGCGGAGGCTAA
- a CDS encoding HNH endonuclease, with the protein MPFVAPEDVGTTRRRTLSGRRRLQAWERTAGTCVICGQHIDGVRERWIVEHIRALELGGADDLKNMGPAHEACGREKTRDDHARAAKAKRQKIRYLGAVVGPARPLPGSRVCALKRKVNGTVVLRETHARPRSGAEAKAGQRTAPGPEPKTFAMGSPLDRVVRLCLTPAPSAKENRAGTANQMTKRPTTVKPRTADGADGDAPALGEILPAIPAHLDFLFADRPLLPGENVEQYDALLRNIVQQVEPADVIEALCVKDIVDLIWEAKRLRRWRGQILVQAQLKAVEELIRPTLQNGEDIDISTAPGYSPEALALGWVTGREIKKGLVDKILQERSLTAEDIKAQGFLLTLPAIERIDRLASAADQRRDALLREIERKRASFAQQVRTATAGFLDVEHTETR; encoded by the coding sequence ATGCCCTTCGTCGCTCCTGAGGATGTCGGCACTACGCGGCGCCGAACCTTATCGGGACGTCGGCGGCTCCAAGCTTGGGAACGCACGGCGGGCACCTGTGTCATCTGTGGCCAGCATATCGACGGCGTGCGCGAGCGCTGGATCGTCGAGCACATCCGGGCTCTCGAACTCGGCGGAGCCGATGACCTCAAGAACATGGGACCGGCGCACGAAGCTTGTGGTCGGGAGAAGACGCGGGACGACCACGCCCGCGCCGCTAAGGCCAAGCGGCAGAAGATCCGCTATCTGGGCGCCGTTGTCGGCCCCGCTCGCCCGCTGCCGGGCTCGCGAGTGTGCGCTCTCAAGCGCAAAGTCAATGGCACCGTCGTCTTGCGCGAAACCCATGCTCGTCCGCGCTCCGGTGCTGAGGCGAAAGCGGGGCAGCGTACGGCGCCGGGTCCAGAACCGAAGACGTTCGCGATGGGTTCTCCATTAGACAGAGTTGTTCGACTTTGCCTCACCCCAGCGCCTTCCGCTAAGGAGAACAGGGCAGGAACGGCAAATCAGATGACGAAGCGACCGACGACAGTGAAACCGAGAACTGCTGACGGGGCAGACGGGGATGCTCCCGCGTTAGGCGAGATCCTGCCGGCGATCCCGGCCCATCTCGACTTCCTGTTTGCCGATCGTCCTCTATTGCCCGGCGAAAATGTGGAACAGTACGACGCTCTCTTGCGCAACATCGTCCAGCAGGTCGAACCCGCTGACGTGATCGAGGCGCTCTGTGTCAAGGATATTGTCGACCTCATCTGGGAGGCCAAACGGCTACGCCGGTGGCGAGGTCAGATCCTGGTTCAAGCCCAGCTGAAAGCCGTCGAAGAGTTGATTCGCCCGACCCTTCAGAACGGAGAAGACATCGACATAAGTACAGCGCCGGGATACTCGCCCGAAGCGCTCGCGCTTGGCTGGGTAACGGGGAGAGAGATAAAGAAAGGGCTCGTCGACAAAATTCTACAAGAGCGCAGTCTCACCGCCGAAGATATTAAGGCGCAAGGATTCTTGCTGACCCTCCCGGCCATCGAACGCATCGATCGGCTGGCGTCGGCGGCGGATCAGCGCCGAGACGCACTCTTACGCGAGATCGAACGCAAGCGGGCGAGCTTTGCCCAGCAAGTACGGACTGCCACCGCAGGCTTCCTCGATGTCGAGCATACAGAAACCCGGTGA
- a CDS encoding phosphomannomutase, whose protein sequence is MSSLKFGTSGLRGLVTDLVGGPCYAYARAFFSAVSGDGPRAVVIGRDLRDSSPGLAATVAQAAAASGFAAVECGALPTPALALEAMRRGAFAVMVTGSHIPEDRNGLKFYRPEGEITKADEAAILAALDGGASAPMPAAAATPEPEAIARYRKRYADAFPSGTLAGLRVAVYQQSSVARDLLADLLAGLGAHVTPIGRSATFVPIDTEAHRPEDVAFIRDVMASGDFDALVTTDGDADRPLVADGTGCIVRGDVLGLITARFLGADTVVVPVTAGSALEQSGGFREVVRTKVGSPFVIAGMERARRGGADTIVGFEANGGFLLGSDVTLAGGVLAALPTRDAVLPILATLAALRAGHTSLAELVMALKAGEMASDRLPETPSERSGAFLARLCETGFRNAFLGPVGSPRAVDQQDGVRIVLDGGRSIHFRASGNAPELRCYAEATSAQEAQDLVRWGLAAAAADMAQHP, encoded by the coding sequence GTGAGCAGTCTGAAATTCGGGACGAGTGGCTTGCGGGGCCTCGTGACGGACCTCGTCGGCGGCCCCTGCTACGCCTACGCGCGCGCCTTCTTCTCCGCCGTCTCGGGGGACGGGCCACGGGCGGTCGTGATCGGGCGGGACCTGCGCGACAGCAGCCCCGGCCTCGCCGCGACGGTGGCGCAGGCCGCGGCGGCGAGCGGCTTCGCGGCCGTCGAGTGCGGCGCTCTGCCGACCCCGGCCCTCGCCCTCGAGGCGATGCGACGGGGCGCCTTCGCCGTCATGGTGACGGGCAGCCACATCCCCGAGGATCGCAACGGACTCAAGTTCTACCGGCCGGAGGGCGAGATCACCAAGGCCGATGAGGCGGCCATCCTCGCCGCCCTGGACGGCGGCGCGAGCGCCCCGATGCCGGCCGCCGCGGCCACGCCCGAGCCCGAAGCCATCGCGCGCTATCGGAAGCGCTACGCCGACGCCTTCCCGTCCGGGACCCTGGCGGGCCTGCGTGTCGCCGTCTACCAGCAGAGTTCCGTCGCCCGCGACCTCCTGGCCGACCTGCTCGCGGGCCTCGGGGCGCACGTCACGCCGATCGGGCGGTCGGCGACCTTCGTGCCCATCGATACCGAGGCGCATCGCCCCGAGGACGTCGCTTTCATCCGGGACGTGATGGCCTCAGGCGACTTCGACGCGCTCGTGACCACCGACGGCGATGCGGACCGGCCCCTGGTCGCGGACGGCACGGGCTGCATCGTCCGGGGCGATGTGCTCGGGCTGATCACCGCGCGCTTTCTCGGCGCGGACACGGTCGTGGTGCCGGTCACGGCCGGCTCGGCGCTGGAGCAGTCCGGGGGCTTCCGCGAGGTCGTGCGCACCAAGGTCGGCTCGCCCTTCGTCATCGCCGGGATGGAGCGGGCGCGGCGCGGCGGGGCGGACACCATCGTCGGATTCGAGGCGAACGGCGGTTTCCTGCTCGGGTCGGATGTCACGCTCGCGGGTGGCGTCCTGGCCGCGTTGCCGACCCGCGATGCCGTATTGCCGATTCTGGCCACGCTGGCCGCTCTGCGGGCCGGCCACACGTCGCTGGCGGAACTCGTGATGGCGCTCAAGGCCGGGGAGATGGCGAGCGACCGACTGCCCGAGACGCCGTCGGAACGGAGCGGCGCCTTCCTCGCCCGGCTCTGCGAGACCGGCTTCCGGAACGCCTTCCTCGGGCCCGTCGGTTCGCCGCGGGCCGTCGACCAGCAGGACGGTGTCCGGATCGTGCTGGACGGCGGGCGGTCGATCCACTTCCGGGCTTCGGGCAACGCGCCGGAACTGCGATGCTACGCGGAGGCCACGTCCGCGCAGGAAGCGCAGGACCTTGTCCGCTGGGGCCTCGCGGCCGCGGCTGCCGACATGGCCCAACATCCCTGA